A stretch of Blattabacterium cuenoti DNA encodes these proteins:
- the hisB gene encoding bifunctional histidinol-phosphatase/imidazoleglycerol-phosphate dehydratase HisB: MKKILFLDRDGTIIRENPPTYQIDSIEKIIFYPKVIFFLSKIVQELDYDLVMVTNQDGLGTNQYPEEIFWPIHNHILNILRTEGIHFSSIYIDKTYPDEKSLTRKPGIGMLNSYLKSDLYDISKSFVIGDRITDVLLAKNLGCKSIWFKEVHYCKNITQEEKNYYSNINKIDLETIISLKTDSWKEIYEYLSLISNEKYVYQRITLETDIKISVFLYGKGISNIQTGLGFFDHLLQQLAFHSSIDINIKIKGDLNVDEHHSIEDTGISLGKTFDKILGNKKGIERYGFYIIPMDESLATVALDFGGRSKLLWKVKFYREKIGKVPTEMFYHFFRSFSLYAKCNLYIHAIGKNEHHKIEAIFKCFARAIKMAIKKNIFDHKIPSSKGLL; encoded by the coding sequence ATGAAAAAAATATTGTTTCTTGATAGAGATGGGACTATTATTCGAGAGAATCCTCCTACTTATCAGATTGATTCTATTGAAAAAATAATTTTTTATCCAAAAGTTATATTCTTTTTATCCAAAATAGTACAAGAATTAGATTATGATTTAGTTATGGTAACCAATCAAGATGGTTTGGGTACAAATCAATATCCAGAAGAAATATTTTGGCCTATACATAATCATATATTAAATATTTTACGAACAGAAGGAATTCATTTTTCCTCTATTTATATAGATAAAACTTATCCTGATGAAAAATCTTTGACTAGAAAACCTGGAATAGGGATGCTGAATAGTTATTTAAAATCTGATTTATATGATATTTCCAAATCTTTTGTTATTGGAGATAGAATTACAGACGTTTTATTAGCTAAAAATTTAGGATGTAAATCTATATGGTTCAAAGAAGTCCATTATTGTAAAAACATAACTCAAGAAGAAAAAAATTATTATTCCAATATTAATAAAATAGATTTAGAAACAATTATTTCTTTAAAAACCGATAGTTGGAAGGAAATTTATGAATATTTATCATTGATTTCAAATGAAAAATATGTATATCAACGTATTACATTAGAAACAGATATTAAAATCTCTGTTTTTCTTTATGGAAAAGGAATATCAAATATACAAACGGGACTTGGATTTTTTGATCATCTTCTTCAACAATTGGCTTTTCATAGTTCTATAGATATCAATATTAAAATAAAAGGAGATCTTAATGTAGATGAACATCATTCTATAGAAGATACTGGAATTTCTTTAGGAAAAACTTTTGATAAAATTTTAGGAAATAAAAAAGGAATAGAACGTTATGGTTTTTATATTATTCCTATGGATGAAAGTTTAGCTACGGTAGCATTAGATTTTGGAGGAAGAAGTAAATTACTTTGGAAAGTAAAATTTTATAGAGAAAAAATAGGAAAAGTTCCTACAGAAATGTTCTATCATTTTTTTAGGTCTTTTTCTTTATATGCAAAATGTAATTTATATATTCATGCTATAGGAAAAAATGAACATCATAAAATAGAGGCTATCTTTAAATGCTTTGCAAGAGCTATAAAAATGGCCATAAAAAAAAATATTTTTGATCATAAAATACCGAGTTCTAAAGGACTATTATAA
- the hisC gene encoding histidinol-phosphate transaminase, which yields MKNNYSNYNFDLRSLIRKNILSIEPYISARSEHNKEKNSIFLDANENSFGPPLSFLNSYHRYPDPIQKELKKKISELKNVSTSNIFLGNGSDEIIDLIYRIFSIPGIDNAIIFPPTYGMYEVSGKIHGVDIVKITLTEEEYQLNLDKIKKIVNHHSKIIFICSPNNPTGNDIKRKDIEHIIRIFSGIIVLDEAYIDFSYQKSFSIDICKYPNLIILQTLSKSWGLAGLRIGIAIASKEIISWMNKIKHPYNISYLSQEIAIKALENKDLFFYHLKNIFSERKYMEKSLQKISIIEKVYPSSANFLLVKINFSSKNLYKYLMEKNVFVRDRSKIVLCNHCLRITIGNHEENEYLINKIKKYSTKTTFKK from the coding sequence ATGAAGAATAATTATTCGAATTATAATTTCGATTTGAGGTCATTAATTAGGAAAAATATTCTAAGTATAGAACCTTATATATCAGCTAGATCCGAACATAATAAAGAAAAAAATTCCATTTTTTTAGATGCTAATGAAAATTCTTTTGGGCCTCCATTATCTTTTTTAAATTCTTACCATAGATATCCGGATCCTATACAAAAAGAATTAAAGAAAAAAATATCAGAATTAAAAAATGTTTCCACTTCCAATATTTTTTTGGGAAATGGAAGTGATGAAATTATTGATTTAATTTATCGTATTTTTTCTATACCAGGAATAGATAATGCAATTATTTTTCCTCCTACCTATGGTATGTATGAAGTTAGTGGAAAAATACATGGAGTAGATATTGTTAAAATAACCCTAACAGAAGAGGAATACCAATTAAACTTGGATAAAATTAAAAAAATTGTTAATCATCATAGTAAAATTATATTCATTTGTTCTCCAAATAATCCTACAGGAAATGATATAAAAAGAAAAGATATTGAACATATTATAAGAATATTTTCAGGAATTATTGTTTTAGATGAGGCCTATATAGATTTTTCATATCAAAAATCTTTTTCTATCGATATTTGTAAATATCCTAATTTAATTATTTTACAAACACTTTCTAAATCTTGGGGGTTAGCTGGACTAAGAATAGGAATTGCTATTGCTTCAAAAGAGATTATAAGTTGGATGAACAAAATAAAACATCCATATAATATAAGTTATCTTTCTCAAGAAATAGCTATAAAAGCTCTTGAAAATAAAGACTTATTTTTTTATCATTTGAAAAATATTTTTTCAGAAAGAAAATATATGGAAAAATCTTTACAAAAAATTTCCATTATAGAAAAAGTATATCCTAGTTCTGCAAATTTTTTACTAGTGAAAATCAATTTTTCTTCAAAAAATCTTTATAAGTATCTAATGGAAAAAAATGTTTTTGTTAGAGATCGTTCAAAAATTGTTTTATGTAATCATTGTTTAAGAATTACAATAGGGAATCATGAAGAAAATGAGTATTTGATAAATAAAATTAAAAAATACTCTACTAAAACTACATTCAAAAAATAA
- the hisD gene encoding histidinol dehydrogenase: protein MIQVYLYPKKWKNIIRSYKDSSYLINSVVPIVNHVKSYGDIAIKTYTRKYDHVDIKEIQVTENDFQKANMQVSNRLKKSIEIAYENIKSFHQNQIYKESKIETSTGVICWRKRIPIEKVGFYIPGGSAPLLSTVLMLGTPGKLAGCKNIILCSPPNKNGEIHPSILYTAKYIGITRIYKVGGAQAISAMAYGTESIPSVYKIFGPGNSYVTKAKQIVSQRGIVSIDMPAGPSEIVIMADDSAKPEYVASDLLSQSEHDPDSYILLVTINHQSWLEKVKEELKKQFLFFSKKEAIIKKSLKNSKIIVLSSLEECIDLINEVAPEHLIINCNNASNWGEKVINAGSVFLGNYAPVSAGDYATGTNHVLPTYGYAKSYSGVSVDSFIKKMTFQKISKKGLKNLSECINVLSSEEGLIAHKKSIDIRLS from the coding sequence ATGATTCAAGTATATCTTTATCCTAAAAAATGGAAAAATATTATCAGATCCTATAAAGATTCATCTTATTTAATAAATTCAGTTGTTCCTATAGTGAATCATGTAAAAAGTTATGGAGATATAGCTATCAAAACTTATACAAGAAAATATGATCATGTTGATATAAAAGAAATTCAAGTCACAGAAAACGATTTTCAAAAAGCAAATATGCAAGTTTCAAACAGATTAAAAAAATCTATAGAAATAGCATATGAAAATATAAAATCTTTTCATCAAAATCAAATATATAAAGAATCCAAAATAGAAACTTCTACAGGAGTTATTTGTTGGAGAAAAAGAATTCCAATAGAAAAAGTGGGGTTCTATATACCTGGAGGATCCGCTCCTTTATTATCTACTGTATTAATGTTAGGAACACCGGGAAAATTAGCAGGATGTAAAAATATCATTTTATGTAGTCCTCCGAATAAAAATGGAGAAATTCATCCCTCTATTTTATATACAGCTAAATATATTGGTATTACACGTATATATAAAGTAGGAGGGGCTCAAGCAATTTCTGCTATGGCTTATGGAACAGAAAGTATTCCTTCTGTATACAAAATATTTGGTCCAGGTAATTCTTATGTAACAAAAGCAAAACAAATTGTATCCCAAAGAGGAATAGTATCTATAGATATGCCGGCAGGTCCTTCAGAAATAGTAATCATGGCTGATGATAGTGCAAAACCAGAATATGTTGCTTCTGATTTATTATCTCAATCTGAACATGATCCAGATAGTTATATACTTTTGGTTACTATTAATCATCAGTCTTGGTTAGAAAAGGTAAAAGAAGAATTAAAAAAACAATTTTTGTTCTTTTCAAAAAAAGAAGCAATCATTAAGAAATCTTTGAAAAATAGTAAGATAATTGTTCTTTCTTCTTTAGAAGAATGTATAGATTTAATCAATGAAGTAGCACCAGAACATCTTATTATTAATTGTAATAATGCCTCTAATTGGGGAGAAAAAGTAATTAATGCAGGATCTGTATTTTTGGGAAATTATGCTCCAGTAAGTGCTGGTGATTATGCTACTGGAACTAATCATGTTCTTCCTACATATGGATATGCTAAATCTTATAGTGGAGTATCTGTAGACAGTTTTATTAAAAAAATGACTTTCCAAAAGATATCTAAAAAAGGATTGAAAAATTTATCGGAATGTATAAATGTTTTATCTTCTGAAGAAGGATTAATAGCGCATAAAAAATCTATTGATATTCGTTTATCATAA
- the hisG gene encoding ATP phosphoribosyltransferase — MDKLKIAIQKSGRLYEDSIKLLKDCSIEINIGIDKLKTTALNFPLEILFLRDDDIPQYLEDGVADIGIVGKNVLLEKRKKIRIKETLGFGKCRLSIAVPKSRIYHDINDLDGKRIATSYPFLVQEFFKKRYIKAEIHEISGAVEIAPGIGLADCICDLVSSGSTLFMNGLKEVETVLQSEAVLASHLHLGSPQNIIMDKLLFRIRAVKKAKNNKYILLNVPNERLEKIISYLPGIKSPVILPLANSECSSVHSVVNENDFWGIIENLKALGAQDILVLPIEKIIL, encoded by the coding sequence ATGGATAAACTTAAAATAGCTATTCAAAAATCAGGTCGTCTTTATGAAGACTCTATTAAGTTGCTAAAAGATTGCAGCATCGAAATTAATATTGGTATAGATAAATTAAAAACAACGGCTCTTAATTTTCCTCTAGAAATACTTTTTCTAAGAGATGATGATATTCCTCAATATTTAGAAGATGGAGTGGCTGATATAGGAATTGTCGGAAAAAATGTTCTTTTAGAAAAAAGAAAAAAAATAAGAATAAAAGAAACTTTAGGATTCGGAAAATGTAGACTTTCTATAGCGGTTCCTAAATCTAGGATTTATCATGATATCAACGATTTAGACGGAAAACGTATTGCTACAAGTTATCCTTTTTTAGTGCAAGAATTTTTCAAAAAAAGATATATAAAAGCGGAAATTCATGAGATATCTGGAGCAGTAGAAATTGCTCCTGGAATAGGGTTAGCTGATTGTATTTGCGATTTAGTAAGTAGTGGATCAACTCTTTTTATGAATGGATTAAAAGAAGTAGAAACAGTTCTTCAATCGGAAGCTGTTTTAGCCTCTCACCTACATCTAGGTTCTCCACAAAATATTATAATGGATAAACTATTATTTAGAATAAGAGCGGTGAAAAAAGCTAAAAATAATAAATATATTCTTTTAAACGTACCCAATGAACGATTAGAAAAAATAATATCTTATCTTCCAGGAATTAAAAGTCCAGTTATTCTTCCTCTAGCTAATTCAGAATGTAGTTCCGTACATTCTGTTGTTAATGAGAACGATTTTTGGGGAATAATAGAAAACTTAAAAGCACTTGGGGCACAAGATATATTAGTTCTTCCCATAGAAAAAATTATACTGTAA
- a CDS encoding exodeoxyribonuclease III codes for MKIISYNINGIRSGINKGLFDWIKMNNPDILCLQEIKAFQEQINTNIFDQLGYNHYWFPSNRKGYSGVGILCKKKPIHVEYGIGLNSIDIEGRVLRIDLKKISIISLYLPSGNNIKKRLGFKFFFMKEFFSHIKKIKNKFNNLIICGDYNICHREIDIYDPIKNKETSGFLPEERKWMTHFLDLGFIDSFRNFIKEGNHYSWWSYRYNARKNNRGWRIDYAMVSNSLKKKIKKSYLLPDVKYSDHCPVVLEI; via the coding sequence ATGAAAATTATTAGCTACAATATAAATGGAATTAGATCTGGAATAAATAAAGGGTTGTTTGATTGGATAAAGATGAACAATCCAGATATTTTATGTTTGCAAGAAATAAAAGCTTTTCAAGAACAGATAAATACTAATATTTTTGATCAATTAGGATATAATCATTATTGGTTTCCTTCCAATAGAAAAGGATATAGTGGGGTAGGAATCTTGTGTAAAAAAAAACCTATTCATGTAGAATATGGAATAGGTTTGAATTCTATTGATATAGAAGGAAGAGTTTTACGTATAGATCTAAAAAAAATATCTATAATTAGTCTTTATCTTCCTTCAGGAAATAATATAAAAAAAAGATTAGGATTTAAATTTTTTTTTATGAAAGAATTTTTTTCACATATAAAAAAAATAAAAAATAAATTTAATAATCTCATTATTTGTGGAGATTACAACATTTGTCATCGAGAAATAGATATTTATGATCCTATTAAAAACAAAGAAACTTCAGGGTTTTTACCAGAAGAAAGAAAGTGGATGACACATTTTTTAGATTTAGGGTTTATAGATAGTTTTAGAAATTTTATAAAAGAAGGGAATCATTATAGTTGGTGGAGTTACCGTTATAATGCTAGAAAAAATAATAGAGGATGGAGAATTGATTATGCTATGGTAAGTAATTCTTTAAAAAAGAAGATAAAAAAATCCTATCTTTTACCAGATGTAAAATATTCTGATCATTGTCCTGTAGTTCTAGAAATCTGA
- a CDS encoding shikimate kinase, giving the protein MKITLIGYMGSGKTSIGKILSKKLNLYFYDLDDILSERKKDSIYNLFHKKGEFYFRKIEHTMLKKFLKNKNKYVLSVGGGTPCFYNNIDLLNKYSLTFYLKANSYILFKRLFLEKSTRPLISHLSKYELFRFIMKHLSKRTYFYEKSHKKIDIGMKSKNDIVRELIDSMNYDS; this is encoded by the coding sequence ATGAAAATCACTTTAATAGGATATATGGGAAGTGGAAAAACTTCTATAGGAAAAATTTTATCTAAAAAATTGAATTTGTATTTTTATGATTTAGATGATATTCTTTCTGAAAGAAAAAAAGACTCGATTTATAATCTTTTTCATAAAAAAGGAGAATTCTATTTTAGAAAAATAGAGCATACTATGCTAAAAAAATTTTTAAAAAATAAAAATAAATACGTTTTATCTGTAGGTGGAGGGACCCCTTGTTTTTATAATAATATTGATTTGTTAAATAAGTATTCACTAACATTTTATTTAAAAGCGAATAGTTATATTTTATTTAAAAGATTATTTTTAGAGAAAAGTACAAGACCATTAATTTCTCATTTATCTAAATATGAATTATTTAGATTTATTATGAAACATTTATCTAAAAGAACATATTTTTATGAAAAATCTCATAAAAAGATAGATATTGGGATGAAATCTAAAAATGATATAGTTCGAGAACTTATTGATTCTATGAATTATGATTCATGA
- the tilS gene encoding tRNA lysidine(34) synthetase TilS, protein MIHDIFLKKIREYFSFNKKTKICVALSGGLDSMVLTHLLLKIPSIELEVAHCNFKLRNQESIEDEIFIRNFCVKKNIVCHVKRFNTLYFSKKNNLSIQMAARKLRYDWFIELLKTNLYKYIVLGHHFDDSIETFFINIFRGTGIKGLLGIPQKNGKFIRPLHNFTKKEILHYAKIMNIQWRSDSSNKNMKYLRNKIRFILFKFSSFSSFFYNGLKKTMDHLHDENLLIEERIKEISQKITIEKKYNPFFWKIKCKKIEKLHPLSFYLFRLFYSYGFNNMNNLKDLIYAQSGKQLLSKRYRIIKNRDNWILISNESLLKNKDKIYMIPNLKDLDQTYLPINMKFFLNPERKNKKEMFLIDFDKIKFPLSMRTWRKGDFFVPLKMKGTKKLSKYYKEKKFSLLEKEQTWLLINGNGYIILVIKNRLDDRFKITENTKKILGIKII, encoded by the coding sequence ATGATTCATGATATTTTTTTGAAAAAAATTAGAGAGTATTTTTCGTTTAATAAAAAAACAAAAATATGCGTTGCTTTAAGTGGAGGATTAGACAGTATGGTACTTACTCATTTGTTACTTAAGATTCCTTCTATTGAATTAGAAGTAGCGCATTGTAATTTTAAATTAAGAAATCAAGAATCTATTGAAGATGAAATTTTTATAAGAAATTTTTGTGTAAAAAAAAATATTGTATGTCATGTAAAAAGATTTAATACTTTATATTTTTCTAAAAAAAATAATTTATCCATACAAATGGCGGCTAGAAAACTTAGATACGACTGGTTTATAGAATTGTTAAAAACTAATTTATATAAATATATAGTATTAGGACATCATTTTGATGATTCAATTGAGACTTTTTTTATAAATATTTTTAGGGGAACTGGAATTAAGGGTTTATTGGGAATCCCACAAAAAAATGGAAAATTTATTCGTCCTCTTCATAATTTTACTAAAAAAGAAATTTTACATTATGCAAAAATAATGAATATTCAATGGAGATCTGATAGTAGCAATAAAAATATGAAGTATTTAAGAAATAAAATTCGTTTTATTTTATTTAAATTTTCTTCTTTTTCATCTTTTTTTTATAATGGATTAAAAAAAACTATGGATCATCTTCATGATGAAAATCTTTTAATAGAAGAAAGAATAAAAGAAATTTCTCAAAAAATTACAATAGAAAAAAAGTATAATCCGTTTTTTTGGAAAATAAAATGTAAAAAAATAGAAAAATTACATCCTTTATCTTTTTATTTATTTAGATTATTTTATTCATATGGATTTAATAATATGAATAATTTAAAAGATCTTATTTATGCTCAATCTGGAAAACAACTTCTATCAAAGAGATATCGTATCATTAAAAATAGAGATAATTGGATTTTAATTTCTAATGAATCTTTATTAAAAAATAAAGATAAAATCTATATGATTCCAAATTTAAAAGATTTAGATCAAACATATTTACCCATTAATATGAAATTTTTTCTGAATCCAGAAAGAAAAAATAAAAAGGAAATGTTCCTTATAGATTTTGATAAAATTAAGTTTCCGTTATCTATGAGAACATGGAGAAAAGGAGATTTTTTTGTCCCGTTGAAAATGAAAGGAACAAAAAAATTAAGTAAATATTATAAAGAAAAAAAATTTTCTCTTTTAGAAAAAGAACAGACATGGTTATTAATTAATGGAAATGGATATATTATTTTGGTTATAAAAAACCGTTTAGATGATAGATTTAAGATTACAGAAAATACGAAAAAAATATTAGGTATAAAAATAATATAA
- the serC gene encoding 3-phosphoserine/phosphohydroxythreonine transaminase — MKIHNFNAGPSILPKEVVIKSAQSIINLNKSGLSLLEISHRSLDFLEIIEKTTHLVKYIMNLNDDYAILFLQGGATLQFAMVPYNLMNQEAAYLDTGFWAHNAIKEAKKFGKVNILFSGRKKNYTCISKNYQIPYNVDYFHCTSNNTIVGTQMNKFPKTTVPIVCDMSSDILSRKIDFSQFSLIYASAQKNVSSAGMTIVIVKKDILGRIKREVPTYMDYQIHVQNNSILNTPNVFSIYTSMLTLEWIKNKGGLSILEKENKYKTKLLYDEIDKSNLFENKIDKEDRSKMNVSFFLKKKNLEKEFNKMWKKENIVGLDGHRFVGGYRASIYNALPLESVQFLIEIMKEFEKKFS; from the coding sequence ATGAAAATACATAATTTCAATGCAGGTCCATCTATTTTACCAAAAGAAGTTGTTATAAAATCAGCTCAATCTATAATTAATCTTAATAAATCTGGATTATCTTTACTTGAAATTTCTCATAGAAGTTTAGATTTTTTAGAAATCATCGAAAAAACTACTCATTTGGTAAAATATATTATGAATTTAAATGATGATTATGCTATTTTATTCCTTCAAGGAGGAGCTACCCTACAGTTTGCAATGGTCCCATATAATTTAATGAATCAAGAAGCAGCTTATTTAGATACAGGATTTTGGGCTCATAACGCTATTAAAGAAGCAAAAAAATTTGGTAAAGTAAATATCTTGTTTTCCGGAAGAAAAAAAAACTATACATGTATATCAAAAAATTATCAAATCCCATATAATGTAGATTATTTTCACTGTACATCTAATAATACGATTGTTGGAACACAAATGAATAAGTTTCCTAAAACTACTGTTCCAATAGTCTGTGATATGTCATCCGACATTCTTAGTAGAAAAATAGATTTTTCACAGTTTAGTTTAATCTATGCATCTGCACAAAAAAATGTGAGTTCTGCAGGAATGACTATTGTAATCGTAAAAAAAGATATTTTAGGAAGAATTAAAAGAGAGGTTCCTACTTATATGGATTATCAAATTCATGTACAGAATAATAGTATATTAAATACTCCAAATGTATTTTCTATTTATACTTCTATGCTAACTTTAGAATGGATAAAAAATAAAGGAGGTCTTTCTATTTTAGAAAAAGAAAATAAGTATAAAACTAAATTATTATATGATGAAATAGATAAGAGTAATTTATTTGAGAATAAAATAGATAAAGAAGATCGATCTAAAATGAATGTTTCTTTTTTTTTAAAGAAAAAAAATCTAGAAAAAGAATTTAATAAAATGTGGAAAAAAGAAAATATTGTAGGATTGGATGGACATCGATTTGTAGGCGGATATAGAGCAAGTATATATAATGCTCTTCCATTAGAAAGTGTTCAATTTTTAATTGAAATCATGAAAGAATTTGAAAAAAAATTTTCATAA
- a CDS encoding YggS family pyridoxal phosphate-dependent enzyme: MSSIENRFFTVKKLIPKNIKILVVSKNQDITSIKKLYQIGHRDFGENYVQEMVVKYQKLPKDIRWHMIGQIQRNKLKYIVPFIYLIHSVQKIKQIKIINNLALKYNRIVNCLLQIKICDEKSKSGISNQEAYDILKDETYQLMRNIKIIGIMGMASFQELSKVQNEFLYLRNIYQEYKKKYGHHVLSMGMSRDYLIAIKYGSTMVRLGSSIFG; encoded by the coding sequence ATGAGTTCCATAGAAAATAGATTTTTTACAGTAAAAAAATTAATTCCAAAAAATATAAAAATTTTAGTAGTTTCTAAAAATCAAGATATTACTTCCATAAAAAAATTATATCAAATAGGACATAGAGATTTTGGAGAAAATTATGTTCAGGAAATGGTGGTAAAATATCAAAAATTACCAAAAGATATTCGATGGCATATGATTGGACAAATTCAAAGGAATAAATTAAAATATATTGTTCCTTTTATTTATTTGATTCATAGTGTTCAAAAAATAAAACAAATTAAAATCATAAATAATTTGGCTTTAAAATATAATAGAATAGTTAATTGTCTTTTACAAATAAAAATATGTGATGAAAAAAGTAAGTCAGGAATAAGTAATCAAGAAGCTTATGATATATTAAAAGACGAAACTTATCAGTTAATGAGAAATATAAAAATAATAGGAATAATGGGGATGGCTTCTTTCCAAGAACTATCAAAAGTACAGAACGAATTTTTATATTTACGAAATATATATCAAGAATATAAAAAAAAATACGGTCATCATGTACTTTCTATGGGAATGAGTAGAGATTATCTCATAGCAATAAAATATGGTAGCACAATGGTTAGATTAGGGTCTTCTATTTTTGGTTAG
- the trpA gene encoding tryptophan synthase subunit alpha: MNQIHDLLKIKKNILCIYFTAGYPNTEDTLKIIKILQDLHLVDLIEIGIPYSDPLADGVIIQKSNQISLGKGMNIPLLFSQLEKVKKKIKIPIILMGYYNQFYQFGEEKFLNKCEKSGVSGLIFPDLPVHIFVDKYRHLFKKHLLSMIFLVTPQTNSSRIQFLSQISDGFLYLVSSNSITGEVEPFGRKQISFFERVQELSINIPKLIGFGIKDRKTFELSCKYANGGIIGSAFIQSLNENKLEESIIKYIKSIYPNQK, encoded by the coding sequence ATGAACCAAATCCATGATTTATTAAAAATTAAAAAAAATATATTATGCATTTATTTTACAGCTGGCTATCCTAATACAGAGGATACGTTAAAAATAATAAAAATATTACAAGACCTACATCTTGTAGATTTAATAGAAATAGGGATCCCTTATTCTGATCCTTTAGCAGATGGAGTGATAATTCAAAAAAGTAATCAAATTTCATTAGGTAAAGGAATGAATATTCCTTTATTATTTTCTCAACTTGAAAAAGTTAAAAAAAAAATAAAAATTCCTATTATTCTTATGGGATATTATAATCAATTTTATCAGTTTGGAGAAGAAAAATTTTTAAATAAATGTGAAAAATCAGGTGTTTCTGGATTAATTTTTCCAGATCTTCCTGTTCATATATTTGTAGATAAATATCGTCATTTGTTTAAAAAACATTTATTATCTATGATTTTTTTAGTAACTCCTCAAACAAATTCATCTAGAATCCAATTTTTAAGTCAGATTTCCGATGGATTTTTATATTTAGTTTCTTCCAATTCTATAACAGGAGAAGTGGAACCTTTTGGTAGGAAACAAATATCTTTTTTTGAACGTGTACAAGAATTATCTATAAATATTCCAAAATTAATTGGATTTGGAATAAAAGATAGAAAAACTTTTGAATTATCATGTAAATATGCAAATGGAGGAATTATTGGAAGTGCTTTTATTCAATCATTGAATGAAAATAAATTAGAAGAAAGCATAATAAAATATATAAAATCTATCTACCCTAACCAAAAATAG